The nucleotide sequence TGATTGCGCCCGTTCTACGGTTTGTCAACGAAAGCCCGGATCGGATTCCGCTCAGCGATTGGCACGAAACGACTGACGGGAAACACGTTGGTTTCCGGGCTCGCTCGGTAGTAGGTGGCTATTATATCAAAATGCTGGAGAAGAAGCTTAAGTGATAGACTAAGCTATATACTATGTACAGCAAGAGCTCGGTCGCTGCCGAGCTCTTGCTGTATACGGTGGTTAACCAGGTTTTAAAAGTTTTGGAGCGAATCTGACTCGAAGATTCGCTTTCCCGTTAATCCCTGCTGCATGGTTGTCAACATGGCATTGGCGACTTTGGAAGCCTGAACCCCTTTGTATTTTGCCGGAATGAGCGGACTGAACAAACGCATAGCCCCTTCGGCCAGGCGCTCACCCAGCCGGGTTTCGCCCTTTCGATTCCCAAGCAGCAATGACGGACGGAATATTAGCAGCGTCGGATAATCGAGCGCTGCCAGATCGCGTTCCACTTCGCCCTTCACTCGATTGTAGAAAAATGACGACTCAGTATCGGCTCCCATTGCCGTTACGATCGCGAACTGCGTAGCGCCATTTGCTAAACCCAGGCGGGCAATGTCCATCGGATAGCGATAATCCACTTTCTGGAAAGCCTCCTGCGACCCCGCTTTCTTCATGGTCGTGCCGAGGCAGCAGTAGATATCGTCGGCCTGCGTTACCAGACCATTGGGATGGTCGAAGTCAAATTGAATCTCCTGCAAACGGGGATGTTGCCAGGTGAGCGATTTGCGGACTAAAACCTTTATTTTATCGTAGATCGGAGAGTCAACAAGTTGATGGGTGAGCAGATCGCCAATTAATCCCGTTGCACCGAGAACTAACGCTGTTTTAGAAGTGGGTGCTGTCATAACAAGAAGGAGGGTAGTTACGCTAAATTAGTTGCTTCGTTTACAAAGGAAGACGCTCAATTATAAAATCTATTCTATGCGTCTGCCCGGCGCGTGTCCGTTCGCCTTCAG is from Spirosoma taeanense and encodes:
- a CDS encoding Rossmann-fold NAD(P)-binding domain-containing protein, with protein sequence MTAPTSKTALVLGATGLIGDLLTHQLVDSPIYDKIKVLVRKSLTWQHPRLQEIQFDFDHPNGLVTQADDIYCCLGTTMKKAGSQEAFQKVDYRYPMDIARLGLANGATQFAIVTAMGADTESSFFYNRVKGEVERDLAALDYPTLLIFRPSLLLGNRKGETRLGERLAEGAMRLFSPLIPAKYKGVQASKVANAMLTTMQQGLTGKRIFESDSLQNF